The following proteins are co-located in the Apium graveolens cultivar Ventura chromosome 5, ASM990537v1, whole genome shotgun sequence genome:
- the LOC141660399 gene encoding uncharacterized protein LOC141660399 — MKSYLKAMSLWEAIESDVEPTLLPQNPTVAQIKKRDEEVAREAKALSCLHSAVSEEIFTTIMSCDTPKEAWTKIKEEFEGNQQTKLMQILNLKREFEMMRMKNNEGVKEYGSRLMSIVNQIKLLGGDFSSQRVVDKLLVTLPERYETKISSLEDTKDLSKLTVSELINSLHAVDQRRSMREEEIGGKNEGLLLAKASSSKGTGNKVQCNHCHKMGHEEKDCWYKGKPQCYKCKKYGHLAKNCRFQNDEERMAQLIEGEPLL; from the coding sequence ATGTTGAGCCAACCCTTCTTCCACAAAATCCAACAGTAGCCCAAATCAAAAAACGTGATGAAGAAGTGGCTAGAGAAGCAAAGGCACTTTCATGTCTACATTCGGCTGTGTCGGAAGAGATCTTTACAACTATTATGAGTTGTGATACTCCTAAAGAAGCATGGACAAAAATTAAGGAAGAATTTGAAGGCAATCAACAAACCAAACTGATGCAAATTCTGAACCTCAAGAGAGAGTTtgagatgatgagaatgaaaaaTAATGAAGGCGTCAAGGAATATGGGAGTAGGTTGATGTCCATTGTTAACCAAATCAAACTACTGGGTGGAGATTTCTCAAGTCAAAGAGTAGTGGACAAACTTTTAGTGACTCTTCCTGAGAGATATGAAACTAAAATTTCCTCACTTGAAGATACTAAAGATCTTTCGAAATTAACTGTTTCAGAATTGATCAATTCACTTCACGCCGTGGACCAAAGGAGATCAATGAGGGAGGAAGAAATTGGAGGAAAAAATGAGGGACTGCTATTAGCTAAAGCTTCATCCTCAAAAGGCACAGGTAACAAAGTTCAATGCAACCATTGTCATAAGATGGGACATGAAGAAAAAGACTGCTGGTACAAAGGAAAGCCACAATGCTACAAATGCAAAAAATATGGGCATCTGGCAAAGAATTGTAGATTTCAGAATGATGAAGAAAGGATGGCACAATTGATCGAGGGAGAACCACTCCTTTAG
- the LOC141724463 gene encoding protein LURP-one-related 6 — translation MMPVISMEFCSSSEVVFVVRKRPHVVTGGGFVVTDCSSQNVVFRVEGCGVLGKKDELLLRDGDGDPLLLIRRKGGLVEALSIYRQWRGYSTLEYEKSQKPVFRVKEPNYSCMINPNQIKISIDARAYNNHNQDFEIKGYFPDRACSIMDSNGIVLAMVLEGLVATNDVYNVLVKPGVDQAFVFGVIAVLDYIYNGSTRC, via the exons ATGATGCCGGTGATCAGCATGGAGTTCTGTTCATCTTCTGAGGTAGTTTTTGTAGTCCGAAAGAGGCCACATGTGGTAACAGGAGGAGGTTTTGTTGTCACGGATTGCAGCAGCCAAAATGTTGTTTTTCGAGTTGAGGGCTGTGGTGTTCTGGGGAAAAAGGATGAGCTGCTATTAAGGGACGGTGATGGAGATCCTTTGCTTCTTATTCGCAGAAAG GGAGGGCTAGTAGAAGCTCTAAGTATTTATAGGCAATGGAGAGGATATTCTACTTTAGAGTATGAGAAATCTCAAAAACCAGTTTTTAGAGTGAAGGAGCCTAATTATTCATGTATGATAAATCCAAATCAGATCAAGATCTCTATTGATGCAAGGGCATATAATAACCATAACCAAGATTTTGAGATTAAGGGCTACTTTCCCGATAGGGCATGCAGCATAATGGACTCCAATGGCATTGTTCTAGCAATGGTACTG GAAGGACTGGTGGCAACCAATGATGTGTATAATGTTCTGGTGAAGCCTGGAGTTGATCAAGCATTCGTCTTCGGAGTCATCGCGGTTCTGGACTATATATATAATGGATCTACTAGATGTTAA